The genomic window aaactaaaaatttatgGAAAGCCAATGAAGACAAAGTATAATGATAGTGGTGAAGAAGTCTGAAAGAAATCCAACAGCAGGATGGAGAAATATGGAGGAAACAAAGGAATAGACCTACTAATCAGATGTgaaagatggcaaaaaaaaaaagtggccaaaaaaaaaaaaggcagagtcaaaatatttaaataccttAATGAAAAATCCTGACTTCTTTAAAACAGAATGACTAAAATGCCTGGTTGGAGgcattataaagatcaaatatcTGTATTTGTTATCCCAGATAATATCTCTAGGATATGATGTTGCCATTCTATAAATTGTATGGAATGGATTTAGAGATGGGAGAACAACTGGGAAAATGGTAATATATTCTATGATAATATACTATAACATAAAACTTTTAACAGATGGAAAGAGTACTGCAGAATCTTTTTACAAGACTTTGAAGTATTTGATAAATGTGTAGTAACAGAATTACACCACTGGCTActtgataaagaaaataaaactaagcTGGACTTTGGTGACATTTAGTATGCTGGATTACAGAGCACTAAGGAGCACTTTAACCATCCATATATATGAACTGGCTGAGTACTTTAAGAAGTTGAATAGAGGTAGCAAAATGTCTTGTATGAGACAATGATTAGCTTCTAGAACAAATCATTGTACAGtccacaagaaaagaaaatacactaAATTCTGGGTATTAGAAAAAACTGGTGTCAAATGTAAGATAAATCTGAGAATAATAACTCATTTCAATGTAACTAATCAGAGAGAACACCCAAAAAAATCATACGattattcagtttattttttaaagtgttttcagAAACAAATCTAAAAAGATATAATTCAAGTAAGAAAATCATATGAAATGTggagaatgtttaaaaatatcaCACTGGCAATCTAAACAAAATGTATACCAAAGATCAAAGAGACTGGGCTAActggaaaagaagggggaaaggaaaagatatctACCAAAAAAGTAATAAAGTCTGCCTAAGTAAGGAGAACAGAAAAGCCCTCAAAGATCAAGGAAAATTagctgggggaaaaaatcaaattcaAGGAGGACTTTCTGAGGAACTTGAAAGCTAATATTAAAAAGTTCTTTGCAGACATCACAAGCAGGAGGCTCACTGGACCATTATGGCACAAATGGCAGTACTCAGTGATGAAAATGATATACCAGAGATTCAATAAGTTCTTTGCTATAGTCTTTACTAAGAAAAAGCTTCAGAAGACTTCCTAATATTTTTCACAGCCATCAagccaaaaatattaaaataaatgttctAGATCCAAGATCTTTAACTTTTTGGACTCCTCTGAGATTCTGGTGAAGTCTTTGGACtccttcttaaaataatgtttttaagggcataaaacaaaatacagagaTAGGATTACCAAAGAAACTGATTATACTGACAGAAtcgtcaaaatatttttaaaaataaattcacagacATGTGAAATCTATTCATAGACCCCTGGGGTCTGTGGTTTCCAGAGTAAAAACACTTTTTCTAGCCCCCATTTGCAAACTGCATGGTTTAGAGGAACTAAAAAGTACAACCACAAAACTGCTGGCTAAAATACATAATCTATTGTTGCCAATTATCACTGTGCCAGATAACCAGGGGGATATCAATATGACTTTTAGCTATAGGAATGTCCCCAGATATGATCCTTGAAACTATAGACTGATAAATATCACTTCCCTTGCTTAGAAAGCTAGTAAGATTTACAATATCATATTACAACAGTGAACATAACCTGGTACaagaaaggtaaaatgacttttATATGGAAGAATTGCAATTCACTAATTATACTGTTATTTGGGGGGCAGAGATGAAAAATTGAGGACTATCGATAGATGCACGGCTAAAGACAGGAAGCAAAAGAAAGACAGGGAAGAGGCAGTcaggtacagtgaaaagagacGTAGATTTAGAGTCCAAGGACTTCAATTCAAATACTGACTTTTCAATTTGGTACCTCTTAACTTTGAAAAATCAATAAACTTCTCtagtcttcaatttcctcatcttataaaatgaatgttgtaCTAGACTACCTTAACATCTGTTCCAGCTTTAAATGCAGTTTAGTGGAAGAGAAGAACATGTTTCTGGATAAATAAGTGTTAATAATGAGATACCTGCAAAGATTTTGGATAGAATTAGTCCTCATAAATTATCTAAGAAAATACAGTAAAATGTTCAAGTTTAGTCTGGAAAGATGATGAGAGAAATGAGATTAATGTCCATAAAGTCATGAAAAGCATGAAGAAAGTGGATATAGTCTTATTCAACATTTTGACATTAATGTAATTAGGGAATATCACTTGATACTTGAAGGAAATGTTTTGCAACATGGAAAAAAGTTTGAAACATTAGGCAAATCCAGGGAGCATAttctaaaacttaaaagaaaataaaaacataaacagagtcaaaaagaataaattaaaatatggcAAACCTATAATCTGTTATTTAGAAGCTAGTTATCCTAACTTTTTGAAGTTAATAGTAAAACAGTTGTTTTACCCTACTCACCCCctgttccctctctcctccaacaCAGCACTAATCTGAATCAATATGAAAACTTGTATAAGCAAAAGATTGGCATGTTGTAGCCAGTAAAATTACAACACAAAAGCAACTATAGCGAACAAAGCAGATATTTAGCTGGATAACAGGTTAATTATCTCACTTTATTAAGACAATAAAAAATCTTTCATGATCTCAAAGGATAAGAATTTTCATGAAATATCTTCAGAATGTTTTTTAGATCACATTGTAAGGGATTCTTTCTTTAATGATATGGAATGAAGAGACTCCCATTTCCTTAGTCATTCCCTGTACTGTGTATATAATCCTTGTGTTCATCTAGCTGAAAcatgattttcttgaaagatctaatttattttacatgaaaTGTCTGTTACCCATTTGAAAATCTAGTGCTTTAATATGGATACAAATTCTATTGGAATTTTTCAATCAGTTGTTAATCTTATCTTCCTCATTTCTAGTTGTTTCATCAAATTCTAAAATGTTAgtgtattataattttaaaagtaaaacctgCATTTACAGCtataaaaataattgatattcaacaacaaaattaactcACCAACTGGATGAGTGATAGTATTCTGTAGGCTGGGGATAACCACAGAGTATGTAGGTGAGCGATAAGGATAAATTGTTGTTGGATTTGTAGAGATGATATTCTGCGTAGTACCAGAAAACACAGTGGACACACTTAGGGGGAAGCGTTTTCGCTTGCCTGGACGTGGTTGATAAACCCAACCTATGGAAGATTAGATACTACTTGTAATTTGAATATATATACTATACCTGTGCTCTGACATAACTGTTATTTATacttgaaaaaaagcaaaatatcctAACCATAGCAGACAAATATACTATTCTGTGTACTTAAACTTACTTTACAAATATAGGCTTTTAAAATCTTCTGAGTAGTAGCCACTGTAATTCATATTTAAAGAAGAAGCAACTGAAGTATAGAAAAGTTGAATGTCTAATGCAATCACATACTGCCAGTGGTAGAATCAAGATAAAAGACCATAAGTGAGGGTTCTGAAGTTATTCATCTACCTAAAAGACAATgttccaaatttataaaatattacttGCCTTGTGTTATCTCATTCCATGAAACATAACTACTTATGTTTTATAATGGTTGTTTGTGCCTAGTCACTTTTGGGGGTGAAGGGGTCTGactaaaagaaaaaggagatcaatatCCTACAAattcttcaattcaacaaactttgtAGACCCATTTGCCATACCAGTGAGGATTTAAACAAGCTTAATCTTACTATCCTCACTGTAAGAGGGAAAACAAACTCATTCCATATTATGTAGTAGCTGGGAAAAATGCATCAATTCAAATGGCAAAACAATGTTCTGATAATTACATGATATTGGAAGGCAATATGATGACAACTCCCTTTACCCTTACAGGCTCACTTATATATGGGTGCATTAAATATTATTCTCCTTTGCAATAACTAACGATTTACTTCCTACATAGCTTTGCAAAGTTGAAATCGGAACATAAATTTCACTTTTCTAAACCCAAAGAAAATTTAACAAACCTTTATATCTTtcccatgtgtttttttttctacataGAAGCTACTCAAGAGATTTAACAAGAAACTCTTTAATCTTGTATACAATATTTTAGGAAAGCCTATATAATACAATGATACTCCACCCCACTCCCAGCTGTAGCAGCTGATAAGTTTAAGGATAAATACCCCTTGGTGTGGTTTTACCAAGCTTTCTTATGCCTGAGGTAGCTAAATTTTATCTAATTACTACAGTGACCAAAGGCAGCAAGTTATAGTAGATGGATAGCTGGCCTGGAAACTAAGATCTGTTTAAGTGGTGCCTCTGACACATTAtgactttgtgactctgggcaggtcacttctcAGGATTAAGACTGTTTCAGAGAAAGTGCTGGCctacattgatagagggagtttcctcacctggaagtcccatatgctaatgaaatcacatgtcctGTCCCTATCTCTACTACAGTAGGTTAGGCACCACTTCTTGAATTAGTAGCCTCATTAAATAAtgagataaagaatgaaaaaatttcaTCTCAGTCTCAAATATTAACCCAATATctgaattcaaagaaaatatgaaaaaagatttgtctttcttttgatTACCAGGAAATTCTTCTCTgtgcttttctttaattttttgtgCTTCATCATAATAAGGTTTCTTTTGTTCTTCACTAAGTTTGTTCCACTCTAATCCAAGCTGGACACTGATTTCTGCATTGTTGGCTGCTGGGTTAGCTTTGGCTAGTGCTGGCCGATGGATTCTTGCCCAGACCATAAATGCATTCATGGGTCGCTTCACATGGCCATTTCTGTCTTTACTGAAGGGAGTATCAGGTATTCCTACAtgataaaaatcaataaactGAATTAATGTAGGACAAACATAGGGTTTTGGATAAGAAAGTACCACTATTTCCATCAACTCtattatttataaagcatctGGAGAAAATCCAAACTATACTTAGGAAAAGAACGGCCAGTATTCTAGAACTTACAACCCCTGAACTCACCATTCTAAACTGTAGCTTAGAATGACTCTTCTTTTCCTCAACAGAGAACAATATACTTGTTGAAAACACAAGTAACCTATTGGCTTATTATTTCTATGAGCTATACCAATACCTCAAAAATGATTGATGTCCAGCTTTTTCCCATTAATAATATCCCTTACAATAAACTAGTGGGTATTTATGGGAGCAAAATGAGTTATAATCATCTGTTCTTCACAGCTTAAGTTTAATTAGTAGTACTAGTCTCATTTCCAGAGATTGATTGAATCATAGACAAATGAAAAGAACTGATTTACtgtccttgagcaagtccctGATCATAGCAAGGACTGAATCTACATCTCTGGAAGAGATCATTAACCAACATTGCCTCAACTCCCTctcacttttgttttgtttttacaaaggaGATCTTGACTGAAGCAaggatacaagaaaaaaaagcaaccaagAATGCTTAAGGACAAATTAAAGAAGTAGAGTGGTAGAATAATAATTAATcaatcttaataaatgttaggtgactgatagaaaaggaaattggaatggagagagaaattagaaataataacaacaaaaatagaaactAACAAAAGAAGGGGTAAAGCTAACATGAGAAATGgtattataaatataaacattGTAGAACATTCAGCCTGAACTAATGAGTAACAATTAATCATTGCTAAGTACTGAAATACTGGACGGAAATATTTATCTTCTTTGCTAGCAGGATGCTGGTAATTACAATCTATTCCTTCAGAATAGGTTTCTAATTTAAGAAATTTGGCAATAACTTATACAGAGATATTTCCAttccttaattattttgtttttaaatggaataaatgctagctacaaGGTTCAAGTGTTGTTCTAAGAAGAAAGTATATCAAAGATtgatttatctttaaaaatgtagGAATAATCTTAAGTGTGTGCTATTCATTGTAACCAGTTTGCCTTAAACTTATTTTTGTTTCACCCTTCCCGCTACAATGTGAAAGTTTATAGTTACATATTAACTACCAGTTTCAAAATATATCAATTTGCTGTAGTACTCCTTTGAACAAAAACCCATCATGCACATTATGTCTAACTAAGGTGTTTATATTTCTGCTTAggtgcattttaaaattatctctagaTCTTGAAATAGATGTTTTTAGGATACACCTGTTTTCGTGTATTACTGGAAAATATACAGTTCGATCTTCAGAAGTGATACCTGTGCAGACTTTATATTGCAAAAGAATCAGAGgtccatcaattttttttttctagtttttgcttcTGAATTGCTGAAATGTCAGCTATGGGGTAACATGGACGAAGCTTTGAAAACCATATTCCCCTGCTGTCTAATACCTGCATCTGAGGGAAGCACGGTGAGAGGGACATCTTTGGTTTCAATCTTTACTGAAGGCTCCAGTAAGGATTGCATTTTTATAGGCACTGGTGTCAGAGGCACCTTAGTCAATCTTATCAGCTCTGAAGGTGGAGGTCCCTGAAACTGGATTCTGGCCCCGGGGGGTACAGTATGAAGAGTCAAAGGGATCCTCAGATCTTGGGAATGGGGGCCGAATCCACCGGGAGGCTGCGCCAAAATGACCTCCTTGCTGGAGTGGACCAGGCCGTTGGACGCAGGTGGCTTGACTTGCGCAGCGTCCTTGCCATGCCGGCAGTCCTCAAGCGTCCTCTCGGGCTCCTCAGTTTTGATGGCTCCTTCTCTCACAGACCCAAGGCTCTTGCTCTCCCCGCTGTTTTTGGCCATCTCCCGCCTGctctcctctgcctctgcctTGCTGCCCTTCTTGTCCTCCGCTCTGCGGCTATCGGCGGCTGGGCCCGGACCTTCGCCTTTGAGCCCTCTGGCAGCCCTCTGGCCCCCCTCGGCCCCCCTTCTTCCCGGGGGCTCCTGCCCTGCTCCTTCCCTGGCTGACGACTCCTGCTTCTCAGCCTTCACCTGCAGCACCCGGCTCGCAGGGATGTGCTGGGGCGGCGGCGGCTGCTCCCCCCTACAAGCCGCCCCCTCCCCGGACACCAGGGCAGGGGGCAAGAGCAGGAGCTGCTCGGACTTCACTTGCACCAGCCTGGCCGCGCCAGACGCCGCAGGGGCCGCGGAGGGGTGGGAAGGCAGGGCCAGGGGCGTCGCAGCCTCCTCGGCGGCGGGGGTCGGATGCAAGAGCAggatggaaggaggaggagggagcagaggGGGAGGCGGGGGAGGCGGCGGCGGGGGGGGCTGCTCCGCCTTCACCTGCAGGAGCAGCCGGCCTCGAGAAGGGGGCCCGCCCGCCCTGGAGGGGGGATGCAGCGACGAGGGCTGATCCCCTGAGGCTTGGCACGGGGAGGGGCTTCGGGGCCCGGGCCCCAGGCGGGGAGCCGGGGGGCACGGAGTCGGCAGCTGAGGGGGTTCGGCGGGCTGGCGGCAGGGGGCGCCCTCGGTGGGAGGCTGCGAGAGCAGCGGGGGCAGGGCAGGGCGGAGCGGACGCGGCAGGGACCCCCGCGGCAGTTGGCggggcggcggcggtggcggtgCCTGCGGCGGAGGCTCCGGCCGGGCTCTCTCCATGGGGCTGCGCGGGGGCGGGGGAGGCCCGGCCCGCTCCCGGATTGTGAGCTCAGCCGTTTGTTGGCGACCCCCCCTTTCGGTTAAGACCCTTCCAAACCCTTTGCTACCCAGAACGCTACGCGGTTCAAAATGCAGCGCCCCGGGCCGGCGCCGTCCAATCACAAGCTGGGGGGAACCCTAGCCGCTCCAGTGATAGGCGcgcttccccttcctcctccccccccttccTTCTATGGACTGCGCCTCGCGCTGGGCCCTCGAATCACCGAGGCCGGCACGTGCGccccatttttctccctctctctcctggaGTTCTCTCCTGGCCGTTGTCCGTAGTTACCCACTTGCCCGGCAGGGGCGCCCGACAATGGCGTTGCCGTGGGGACGTGGAGGTTCTAGCCATTGCCCCGGGGCTCAGCCCGCGTGCCCTTTACACGTGGTGGTAGAAAGGGTTGCGCCCGTCCCTGGCCGGGCCCGTGGAGCCGATGCAGGATGGGTCGAGGCCCTGGAGTGAGGGATGGAGGCAAAGACTTTATAATTACCATTTGgcaccccaaaaggaaaagaaacctcCAACCACTTTACATTCTGCATATCTTGTGCCCTGCTTAGGGAAGATAAACTTTTACTTCGTGCAAGAACTCGTACATCTTTGGCAAACATCTAACTGAATTCATCTTCAAGTAAGGAAACCTTTGAGTCAGTATTGTCACTTTTAAGGCAGACAGAACAAGAGAAATTCAGCATTGATTTCCCACCATTAATATGTGGTTTTGGTTTAAATCTGAACGCTGGTCTATAAAAGTAGGATTCCAAAGCAGTTGGgattaccaatttttttttttaaattaaaagatcataattggagtaaaaaaaaaaaaacaccgtGGTCTCAAGGGTGTAATCTGTGATGTTTGATAGGTAAAATCACTTACCTTCACTGAATTTCAGGTCCTATTCTCACTACTACCAGCTTAGAGCAAGCTGTCATTATCTTTTGATAAATTAACTAATTAAGTGCATTATTGTTCTAACTGGTTTCTCCAATATCGATGTCCTCTTTATATCTCCACTCCCACATAATCAATTTGGCTTATCTGCTTTTGGATTTCAAGGAACAGAGATACAGTCATGCCCACCTCTAATTTAACTACACAGCTTGTTAATAGTATATACAGTACAGGCAGAACATTTACTCATGTATAAGAAATCATGTATTTTCCTCTCACTCACTCTTGGTCTTTTCTGAGAAATTAAAAGGATGCCCAGGAAatcaaaaacaaaagggaaaaggtctGTAGACTCTTTTTCTACTGAGTTAGATAGTTAGATAACCCCAGAAGGGTAACTATTACTCTTTTCAAGATTCTAGAGGTAACCCTTTTGGTAGCTCTCTTCCTAATCTTCTAGCCCATGAGCCCTCATTGACGTTCTTCCCCTTAACCCTACCTCCAGCAGACTCAGTActtctttaataaaagaattcacTCAAATATCATAAAATGAAGAGAAGTTACAAAGGCATTTGCCTCAAAACCAGAGGTATATTGtcccacaaatatacacagaGCCTGTGGGGTTGAAACAGTAGACACAAATTTAAAGTACAGTAGTAGTAAAAACC from Notamacropus eugenii isolate mMacEug1 chromosome 1, mMacEug1.pri_v2, whole genome shotgun sequence includes these protein-coding regions:
- the SOX30 gene encoding transcription factor SOX-30, whose product is MERARPEPPPQAPPPPPPRQLPRGSLPRPLRPALPPLLSQPPTEGAPCRQPAEPPQLPTPCPPAPRLGPGPRSPSPCQASGDQPSSLHPPSRAGGPPSRGRLLLQVKAEQPPPPPPPPPPPLLPPPPSILLLHPTPAAEEAATPLALPSHPSAAPAASGAARLVQVKSEQLLLLPPALVSGEGAACRGEQPPPPQHIPASRVLQVKAEKQESSAREGAGQEPPGRRGAEGGQRAARGLKGEGPGPAADSRRAEDKKGSKAEAEESRREMAKNSGESKSLGSVREGAIKTEEPERTLEDCRHGKDAAQVKPPASNGLVHSSKEVILAQPPGGFGPHSQDLRIPLTLHTVPPGARIQFQGPPPSELIRLTKVPLTPVPIKMQSLLEPSVKIETKDVPLTVLPSDAGIPDTPFSKDRNGHVKRPMNAFMVWARIHRPALAKANPAANNAEISVQLGLEWNKLSEEQKKPYYDEAQKIKEKHREEFPGWVYQPRPGKRKRFPLSVSTVFSGTTQNIISTNPTTIYPYRSPTYSVVIPSLQNTITHPVGEAPPTIQLPTPPVQRPSPITLFQPGVASTAQVAVPAPSLPLRPALPPQRFAGPAQTDTHRLHSGANRSVKRPTPVSLESTNRNPNSASTAHARFAPSTIQPPKEYPSVSTCPRSGPIPQAPPIPHPHVYQPPPIGHPATLFGAPPRFSFHHPYFLPGPHYFPSSTCPYSRPPFGYGNFPSSMPECLGYYEDRYQKHEAMFSALNRDYPFRDYPDERTHSEDSRSCESLDGASYYNSHSHSGEEYLNPMPQLDIGALENVFTAPASTPSSIQQVNVTDSDEEEEEKVLRDL